A genomic stretch from Rhodanobacter soli includes:
- a CDS encoding AGE family epimerase/isomerase, producing the protein MNATPDFRSADFLREHIAQTMAFYHPRAIDPEGGFFHYFRDDGTIYDRTHRHLVSSTRFVFNYAMAAIEFDNAAASTSEYLEAARHGLRYLREVHRDPYTGGYAWTIRDEQPEDRTNHAYGVAFVLLAYASARKAGIAEAAAWMDETWNLLEQRFWDADAGLYRDEADANWHFSDYRGQNANMHMCEAMLAAYQASNEPRYLDRAYTLADHMTRRQAALAGGLVWEHYDRHWNIDWDYHRDDPKHLFRPWGFQPGHQTEWAKLLLIMEPLLRARGYDEDWLLPTARQLFDTALARAWDSEYGGICYGFAPDGSVCDDDKYFWVQAESLAATALLHARTGEPAYDDWYGKLWAYAWQHFIDHRHGAWYRILTRDNRKYSDEKSPAGKTDYHTMGACHEVLALLRAGGQPWSTTLPQGTA; encoded by the coding sequence ATGAACGCCACCCCCGATTTCCGCTCCGCCGACTTCCTGCGCGAGCACATCGCGCAGACGATGGCGTTCTACCACCCGCGGGCGATCGACCCGGAAGGCGGCTTCTTCCACTACTTCCGGGACGACGGCACGATCTACGACCGCACCCACCGGCACCTGGTCAGCAGCACCCGCTTCGTCTTCAACTACGCGATGGCGGCGATCGAATTCGACAACGCGGCGGCTTCCACCAGCGAATACCTTGAAGCGGCGCGCCACGGCCTGCGCTACCTGCGCGAAGTGCATCGCGACCCGTACACCGGCGGCTACGCCTGGACGATCCGCGACGAGCAGCCGGAAGACCGCACCAACCATGCCTACGGCGTGGCCTTCGTGCTGCTCGCCTACGCCAGCGCGCGCAAGGCCGGCATCGCCGAGGCCGCGGCCTGGATGGACGAAACCTGGAACCTGCTGGAGCAGCGCTTCTGGGACGCCGACGCCGGGCTGTACCGCGACGAGGCCGATGCGAACTGGCACTTCAGCGACTACCGCGGCCAGAACGCGAACATGCACATGTGCGAGGCGATGCTGGCCGCCTACCAGGCCAGCAACGAACCGCGCTATCTCGACCGCGCGTACACCCTCGCCGACCACATGACCCGTCGCCAGGCGGCCCTGGCCGGCGGGCTGGTGTGGGAACACTACGACCGCCACTGGAACATCGACTGGGACTACCACCGCGACGACCCGAAGCACCTGTTTCGCCCGTGGGGCTTCCAGCCCGGCCACCAGACCGAATGGGCCAAGCTGCTGCTGATCATGGAGCCGCTGCTGCGCGCACGCGGCTACGACGAGGACTGGCTGCTGCCCACCGCGCGGCAGCTGTTCGACACCGCGCTGGCGCGCGCCTGGGACAGCGAGTACGGCGGCATCTGCTACGGCTTCGCGCCCGACGGCAGCGTCTGCGACGACGACAAGTACTTCTGGGTGCAGGCCGAATCGCTGGCCGCCACCGCGCTGCTGCATGCGCGCACCGGCGAGCCGGCCTATGACGATTGGTACGGGAAATTGTGGGCGTACGCGTGGCAGCATTTCATCGACCACCGCCACGGCGCCTGGTACCGCATCCTCACCCGCGACAATCGCAAGTACAGCGACGAGAAAAGCCCGGCCGGCAAGACCGACTACCACACCATGGGCGCCTGCCACGAAGTGCTGGCGCTGTTGCGCGCCGGCGGCCAGCCGTGGTCCACCACCCTCCCCCAAGGCACTGCATGA
- a CDS encoding response regulator transcription factor: MNSSPRVLVIDDEPQIRRFLDIGLRAEGYEVLLAATGAEGLALAATQSPDLVILDLGLPDMEGHAVLAELRQWSQLPVLMLSVRNTESEKVSALDQGANDYMTKPFGIQELMARLRALLRNRPGEPEHPPRYDDGHLAVDLARREVSLDGAPLALTRKEYAVLALLLQHAGRVVTQQQLLREVWGPTHTSDSQYLRIVIGKLRQKLGDDPANPRWLKTEPGVGHRFIVN, from the coding sequence ATGAATTCCTCGCCCCGCGTGCTGGTGATCGACGACGAGCCGCAGATCCGCCGCTTCCTCGACATCGGCCTGCGCGCCGAAGGCTACGAGGTCTTGCTGGCCGCCACCGGCGCGGAAGGCCTGGCGCTGGCGGCCACGCAGTCGCCGGACCTGGTGATCCTCGACCTCGGCCTGCCCGACATGGAGGGCCACGCGGTGCTGGCCGAACTGCGCCAGTGGAGCCAGCTGCCTGTGCTGATGCTGTCTGTGCGCAACACCGAGAGCGAGAAGGTGAGCGCGCTGGACCAAGGCGCCAACGACTACATGACCAAGCCGTTCGGCATCCAGGAACTGATGGCGCGACTGCGCGCACTGCTGCGCAACCGGCCGGGCGAGCCGGAACATCCGCCGCGTTACGACGACGGCCATCTGGCCGTCGACCTGGCACGACGCGAGGTGAGCCTGGACGGTGCGCCGCTGGCACTGACCCGCAAGGAATACGCCGTGCTGGCGCTGCTGCTGCAGCACGCCGGTCGCGTGGTCACCCAGCAGCAGCTGCTGCGCGAGGTGTGGGGGCCGACTCACACTAGTGACAGCCAGTATCTGCGCATCGTGATCGGCAAGCTGCGGCAGAAACTGGGCGACGATCCGGCCAACCCGCGCTGGCTGAAGACCGAGCCCGGCGTGGGCCACCGCTTCATCGTGAACTGA
- a CDS encoding M1 family metallopeptidase, with protein sequence MMKFAISLAVTAATLLAAPAFAADSAPARFDPLQTFAPYSYPQPATAYRSASGKPGPLFWQNRADYTITATLDPATRLLSGSEVISYTNHSPDALDVLWLQLDQNRYRRDARGAFTSKFPTEFTDGYKIASVEVDDAHGRRQPVKWLVSDTRMQVQLPTALKGNGGSLRLHVAWSYTVPGEFGGRTDVNPSKNGEIFEIAQWYPRMAVYDDLRGWDTAPYLNSEFYLEYGDFDYAITVPWDMLVAGSGELVNPDEVLTKTERQRLEQARRSDATVMIRTPEEVTQPSSRPKQSGTLTWHFRMQNTRDVAFGASKAFVWDAARINLPEGKTALAMSVYPVESGGNAAWGRATEYLKASTEYFSKQWYPYPWPVAINEAGTAGGMEYPGITFDHKLAKGKNLHMVIAHEIGHSWFPMIVGSNERRDAWMDEGFNTFIDVYEDDAFNHGEYAPKRDSEYAPGGGNPADEIAAVLADPAAPAPLNGADMTPEKYRHPISYFKGAFGLVLLREQIIGPERFDPAFRRYIATWAYKHPSPSDFFRFMESDTGEDLGWFWRGWYEHNWQLDLAVQKVAYTGGDYRKGADVTVANLDRLVLPATLQVVYDDGSKQDIRVPVETWQQHRSYVIHVAGTRKLVSATIDPAHALPDANRGNNTLKVK encoded by the coding sequence ATGATGAAGTTCGCGATTTCCCTCGCCGTCACGGCCGCCACGCTGCTGGCCGCGCCCGCGTTCGCCGCCGACAGCGCCCCCGCGCGCTTCGACCCGCTGCAGACCTTCGCCCCGTACAGCTATCCGCAACCGGCTACCGCGTACCGCTCGGCCAGCGGCAAGCCCGGCCCGCTGTTCTGGCAGAACCGCGCCGACTACACGATCACCGCCACGCTCGACCCGGCCACGCGCCTGCTCAGCGGCAGCGAGGTGATCAGCTACACCAACCACAGCCCCGACGCGCTCGACGTGCTGTGGCTGCAGCTGGACCAGAACCGCTATCGCCGCGACGCCCGCGGCGCGTTCACCAGCAAGTTCCCCACCGAGTTCACCGACGGCTACAAGATTGCCTCGGTCGAGGTGGACGACGCGCACGGCCGCAGGCAGCCGGTGAAATGGCTGGTTTCCGACACGCGCATGCAGGTGCAGCTGCCCACGGCGCTGAAGGGCAACGGCGGCAGCCTGCGCCTGCATGTCGCGTGGAGCTACACCGTGCCCGGCGAATTCGGCGGGCGCACCGACGTCAACCCCAGCAAGAACGGCGAGATCTTCGAGATCGCGCAGTGGTACCCGCGCATGGCCGTCTACGACGACCTGCGCGGGTGGGACACCGCGCCCTACCTCAACAGCGAGTTCTATCTGGAATACGGCGATTTCGACTACGCGATCACCGTGCCGTGGGACATGCTGGTGGCCGGCTCCGGCGAACTGGTGAACCCCGACGAGGTGCTGACGAAGACCGAGCGGCAGCGGCTGGAGCAGGCCCGCCGCAGCGACGCCACCGTGATGATCCGCACGCCGGAAGAAGTGACCCAGCCGTCCAGCCGTCCGAAACAGAGCGGCACGCTGACCTGGCACTTCCGCATGCAGAACACCCGCGACGTCGCGTTCGGCGCCTCGAAGGCATTCGTGTGGGACGCCGCGCGGATCAACCTGCCGGAGGGCAAGACCGCGCTGGCGATGTCGGTCTATCCGGTCGAGAGCGGCGGCAACGCCGCCTGGGGCCGCGCCACCGAATACCTCAAGGCTTCCACCGAGTACTTCTCGAAGCAGTGGTATCCGTACCCGTGGCCGGTGGCGATCAACGAGGCCGGCACCGCCGGCGGCATGGAATATCCGGGCATCACCTTCGACCACAAGCTGGCCAAGGGCAAGAACCTGCACATGGTGATCGCGCACGAGATCGGGCACAGCTGGTTCCCGATGATCGTGGGCAGCAACGAGCGCCGCGACGCGTGGATGGACGAGGGCTTCAACACCTTCATCGACGTCTATGAGGACGACGCCTTCAACCACGGCGAGTACGCACCCAAGCGCGACAGCGAGTACGCGCCCGGTGGCGGCAACCCGGCCGACGAGATCGCTGCCGTATTGGCCGACCCCGCCGCGCCCGCCCCGCTCAACGGCGCCGACATGACGCCGGAGAAGTACCGTCACCCGATCAGCTACTTCAAGGGCGCGTTCGGCCTGGTGTTGTTGCGCGAGCAGATCATCGGGCCGGAACGCTTCGACCCGGCGTTCCGCCGCTACATCGCCACTTGGGCGTACAAGCACCCCAGTCCGTCGGACTTCTTCCGCTTCATGGAAAGCGACACCGGCGAGGACCTGGGCTGGTTCTGGCGCGGCTGGTACGAGCACAACTGGCAGCTCGACCTGGCCGTGCAGAAGGTCGCCTACACCGGCGGCGACTACCGCAAGGGCGCCGACGTCACCGTGGCCAACCTCGACCGGCTGGTGCTGCCGGCCACGCTGCAGGTGGTCTACGACGACGGCAGCAAGCAGGACATCCGCGTGCCGGTGGAAACCTGGCAGCAACACCGCAGCTACGTCATCCACGTGGCCGGCACGCGCAAGCTGGTGTCGGCCACCATCGATCCGGCGCACGCGCTGCCGGACGCCAACCGCGGCAACAATACATTGAAGGTGAAGTAA
- a CDS encoding sugar MFS transporter, which translates to MAMGVLTTIFFMWGFLTCLNDILIPHLKSIFQLNYAQAILVQFTFFGAYFLMALPAGRLVAALGYKKGIVAGLAIAGVGALGFWPAASLHLYPAFLGALFVLATGITVLQVAANPYVALLGPEKTSSSRLTLAQALNSLGTTLAPLFGGLLILSNVVKSPAELAALEPAQRLLYDTQQAQAVQFPYIGLAVVLFLLAIFVWLFRLPALTEATDRGDHDRHGFVEVLRHPHVLFGVLGIFFYVGAEVSIGSFMVNYLSMPEIGHISEQQAAHYVSWYWGGAMVGRFVGSALMAKFSPRKLLALFAAINALLVLTTMLGSGAVAMYSIIAIGLFNSIMFPTIFALGIERLGPMTSKASSLLIMAIVGGAIIPYVQGVFADHIGLQHAFFLPLLCYLYIVFYGLSGSRIRSIAAPDTGGNR; encoded by the coding sequence ATGGCGATGGGCGTGCTCACCACCATCTTCTTCATGTGGGGCTTCCTGACCTGCCTCAACGACATCCTGATCCCGCACCTGAAGTCGATCTTCCAGCTCAACTACGCCCAGGCGATCCTGGTGCAGTTCACCTTCTTCGGCGCGTACTTCCTGATGGCGCTGCCGGCCGGCCGGCTGGTCGCCGCGCTCGGCTACAAGAAGGGCATCGTGGCCGGACTGGCGATCGCCGGCGTCGGCGCGCTCGGCTTCTGGCCGGCGGCCAGCCTGCACCTGTACCCGGCCTTCCTCGGTGCGCTGTTCGTGCTGGCCACCGGCATCACCGTGCTGCAGGTGGCGGCCAACCCATACGTGGCGCTGCTGGGTCCGGAAAAGACCAGTTCGAGCCGGCTGACCCTGGCGCAGGCGCTGAATTCGCTGGGCACCACGCTGGCGCCGCTGTTCGGCGGCCTGCTGATCCTGTCCAATGTGGTGAAGAGCCCGGCCGAACTGGCCGCGCTGGAACCGGCGCAGCGCCTGCTCTACGACACCCAGCAGGCGCAGGCGGTGCAGTTCCCGTACATCGGGCTGGCCGTGGTGCTGTTCCTGCTGGCGATCTTCGTGTGGCTGTTCCGCCTGCCGGCGCTGACCGAGGCCACCGACAGGGGCGACCATGACCGCCACGGCTTCGTCGAGGTGCTGCGCCATCCGCACGTGCTGTTCGGCGTGCTCGGCATCTTCTTCTACGTCGGCGCGGAAGTGTCGATCGGCAGCTTCATGGTCAACTACCTGTCGATGCCGGAGATCGGCCACATCAGCGAGCAGCAGGCCGCGCACTACGTGTCGTGGTACTGGGGCGGCGCGATGGTCGGCCGCTTCGTCGGTTCGGCGCTGATGGCGAAGTTCTCGCCGCGCAAGCTGCTCGCCCTGTTCGCCGCGATCAACGCGCTGCTGGTGCTGACCACCATGCTCGGCAGCGGCGCCGTGGCGATGTACAGCATCATCGCGATCGGACTGTTCAACTCGATCATGTTCCCGACCATCTTCGCGCTCGGAATCGAACGGCTCGGGCCGATGACCAGCAAGGCGTCCAGCCTGCTGATCATGGCGATCGTGGGCGGGGCGATCATTCCTTACGTGCAGGGCGTGTTCGCCGATCACATCGGCCTGCAGCACGCGTTCTTCCTGCCGCTGCTGTGCTACCTGTACATCGTGTTCTATGGCCTCAGCGGCTCGCGCATCCGCAGCATCGCGGCGCCGGACACCGGCGGGAATCGCTGA
- a CDS encoding LacI family DNA-binding transcriptional regulator, whose protein sequence is MPNHTPVGRKVTLNDIAAGCGVSRATVSLVLRGSPLVNKLTRARVEEELRRQGYVYNRAAANLRRRTSTSIALVLNDLANPFFAEFAAGVDETLAAAGFVTLLGCTGESPAREQAVLGSLLEHGPAGIILSPAEHSKAHDVLAVVGRRVPLLLFNRELGGALPEFAHWDQLMLDNQHGARLATEHLIARGHRYIAFFGGHHDSSSCRQRHAGYVEAMHTAGLRTEPYWRIECAPTRLDAAHHAPALFAGALAPTAAVCYNDAVALGLVLGLNQRGLRPGHDFALTGFDDIAEAALGMPPLTTLSAAPHKRGQQAAQLVLQRLQQPQAASQQTVAPVQLIVRESSCPPPTA, encoded by the coding sequence ATGCCGAACCATACCCCTGTGGGACGCAAGGTGACCCTGAACGACATCGCTGCCGGCTGCGGCGTATCGCGCGCCACGGTGTCGCTGGTGCTGCGCGGCAGTCCGCTGGTGAACAAGCTTACCCGCGCCCGGGTCGAGGAGGAGCTGCGCCGGCAGGGCTACGTCTACAACCGTGCCGCGGCGAACCTGCGCCGGCGCACCTCGACCAGCATCGCGCTGGTGCTGAACGACCTGGCCAATCCGTTCTTTGCCGAATTCGCCGCCGGCGTGGACGAGACGCTGGCCGCCGCCGGCTTCGTCACCCTGCTTGGCTGCACCGGCGAGTCGCCGGCGCGCGAACAGGCGGTGCTGGGCTCGCTGCTGGAACACGGCCCGGCGGGGATCATCCTGTCGCCGGCCGAACACAGCAAGGCGCACGACGTGCTGGCCGTGGTCGGGCGGCGTGTGCCGCTGCTGCTGTTCAACCGCGAACTGGGCGGCGCGCTGCCCGAATTCGCGCACTGGGACCAGCTGATGCTGGACAACCAGCATGGCGCCCGCCTGGCCACCGAGCACCTGATCGCCCGCGGCCACCGGTACATCGCGTTCTTCGGCGGCCATCACGATTCCAGCTCGTGCCGGCAACGCCACGCCGGCTATGTGGAGGCGATGCACACGGCCGGGCTGCGCACCGAACCGTACTGGCGCATCGAATGCGCACCGACCCGGCTGGACGCCGCCCACCACGCGCCCGCCCTGTTCGCCGGCGCACTCGCCCCCACCGCGGCGGTCTGCTACAACGACGCGGTCGCGCTGGGCCTGGTGCTCGGCCTCAACCAGCGCGGCCTGCGCCCTGGCCACGACTTCGCGCTGACCGGCTTCGACGACATCGCCGAGGCGGCGCTCGGCATGCCGCCGCTGACCACCTTGTCGGCCGCGCCGCACAAGCGCGGCCAGCAGGCGGCGCAACTGGTGCTGCAGCGCCTGCAGCAACCACAGGCCGCCAGCCAGCAGACCGTGGCGCCGGTACAACTGATCGTTCGCGAAAGCAGCTGCCCACCACCTACCGCCTGA
- a CDS encoding GH92 family glycosyl hydrolase: MAALTPAGVLHAATRAEGHAAAVDPRIGTGGDGHTFPGATVPFGMIQLSPDTAMPDFKHAYKWAAGYQYGDSSILGFSHTHFSGSGHSDLGDVLVMPIAGDVRLEPGDPARPGSGYRSRFSHDSEVVQAGYYAVTLGDYGVRAELTAGRRIGWHRYTFPAGKPAHVLLDLRPSIYDYAGKVLWSSLRVHADGTVTGCRTTRGWAPGRELCFAMRFSQPMTSRELLNREADITYKGFKGPGNQAEDRDAQDGRALVGVFDFGKLKQPLEVKVAISPVSEANALANLDKDGAGWDFDARRAEAKAAWDQALAVIDVDAPKTAKTQFYTALYHAMLSPTLSMDVNGEYRGPDHAVHKADGFEFHSTWSLWDVYRAQQPLMVLLNPGRSTDFIRSLIAAREASPFGILPVWAYQGLETWCMIGYHAVPVIADAYIKGVRGFDADKALQAMVASATYAPYGDLADYMKLGYVPIDKEPEGASKTLEYAYDDWSLAQMAKAMGKTDVAATFSKRAANWRHAWDPKTGFMRARLSDGAFREPFDPEAAGYGSDYTEGNAWQYSWYVPQDVAGLIAAMGGDARFVAKLDALFEAKVDPSHFKHVEDITGLIGWYAHGNEPSHHIAYLYDYAGAPWKTQQRLKQIMDSQYAPRPDGLSGNDDLGQMSAWYVFTALGFYPVTPGSDEYAIGRPFVSRAAIHVGNGRTFTITASPLDDAHPYVGAVTLNGKPLQRTYLRHGEIVAGGELHFTMQAEPNRDWGRAATDRAAAMSHYGG; the protein is encoded by the coding sequence ATGGCGGCGCTGACACCTGCCGGCGTGCTGCATGCCGCTACCCGTGCGGAGGGCCATGCCGCGGCGGTCGACCCGCGCATCGGTACCGGCGGCGATGGCCACACCTTTCCCGGCGCCACCGTGCCGTTCGGGATGATCCAGCTGTCGCCGGACACCGCGATGCCGGATTTCAAGCACGCCTACAAGTGGGCCGCCGGCTACCAGTACGGCGACAGCAGCATCCTGGGGTTCTCGCACACGCACTTCTCCGGCTCCGGCCATTCGGACCTGGGCGACGTGCTGGTGATGCCGATTGCTGGCGACGTGCGGCTGGAACCGGGCGACCCGGCCAGGCCGGGCAGCGGCTATCGCTCGCGCTTCTCGCACGACAGCGAAGTGGTGCAGGCCGGCTACTACGCGGTGACGCTGGGCGACTACGGCGTGCGCGCCGAACTCACCGCCGGGCGCCGGATCGGCTGGCACCGCTATACCTTCCCGGCCGGCAAGCCGGCCCACGTGCTGCTGGACCTGCGCCCGAGCATCTACGACTACGCCGGCAAGGTGCTGTGGTCGAGCCTGCGCGTGCACGCGGACGGCACCGTCACGGGTTGCCGCACCACCCGCGGCTGGGCGCCGGGGCGGGAGCTGTGCTTCGCCATGCGTTTCTCGCAGCCGATGACCTCGCGCGAGCTGCTCAACCGCGAGGCCGACATCACCTACAAGGGCTTCAAGGGGCCGGGCAACCAGGCCGAGGATCGCGATGCGCAGGACGGCCGCGCGCTGGTCGGTGTGTTCGACTTCGGCAAGCTGAAGCAGCCGCTGGAGGTGAAGGTGGCGATCTCGCCGGTGAGCGAGGCGAATGCGCTCGCCAACCTGGACAAAGATGGCGCGGGCTGGGATTTCGACGCGCGCCGCGCCGAGGCGAAAGCCGCCTGGGACCAGGCGCTGGCGGTGATCGACGTGGATGCGCCGAAGACCGCGAAGACGCAGTTCTACACCGCGCTGTACCACGCCATGCTGTCGCCCACGCTGAGCATGGACGTCAACGGCGAGTACCGCGGGCCGGATCATGCGGTGCATAAAGCGGACGGCTTCGAGTTCCATTCGACCTGGTCGCTGTGGGACGTCTACCGTGCGCAGCAACCCTTGATGGTCTTGCTGAATCCCGGGCGCAGCACCGATTTCATCCGCTCGCTGATCGCCGCGCGCGAGGCCAGCCCGTTCGGCATCCTGCCGGTGTGGGCGTACCAGGGGCTGGAGACGTGGTGCATGATCGGCTACCACGCGGTGCCGGTGATCGCCGATGCGTACATCAAGGGCGTGCGTGGCTTCGATGCGGACAAGGCACTGCAGGCGATGGTGGCCAGCGCCACCTACGCGCCGTACGGCGACCTGGCCGACTACATGAAGCTCGGCTACGTGCCGATCGACAAGGAACCCGAAGGCGCCTCGAAGACGCTGGAGTACGCCTACGACGACTGGTCGCTGGCGCAGATGGCGAAAGCGATGGGCAAGACCGACGTCGCCGCCACCTTCAGCAAGCGGGCGGCGAACTGGCGTCATGCATGGGATCCGAAAACCGGCTTCATGCGCGCGCGGCTGAGCGACGGCGCGTTCCGCGAGCCATTCGATCCGGAAGCGGCCGGCTACGGCAGCGACTACACCGAAGGCAACGCCTGGCAGTACTCCTGGTACGTGCCGCAGGACGTGGCCGGGCTGATCGCCGCGATGGGCGGCGACGCGAGGTTCGTGGCCAAGCTCGATGCGCTGTTCGAGGCGAAGGTCGACCCGTCGCACTTCAAGCATGTCGAGGACATCACCGGGCTGATCGGCTGGTACGCGCACGGCAACGAGCCCAGCCATCACATCGCCTATCTCTACGACTACGCCGGTGCGCCATGGAAGACGCAACAGCGGCTGAAGCAGATCATGGACAGCCAGTACGCACCGCGCCCCGACGGCCTGAGCGGCAACGACGACCTCGGCCAGATGTCGGCCTGGTACGTGTTCACCGCGCTGGGTTTCTACCCGGTGACGCCGGGCAGCGACGAGTACGCGATCGGCCGGCCGTTCGTGTCGCGCGCCGCGATCCATGTGGGCAACGGCCGCACGTTCACGATCACCGCGTCGCCGCTGGACGATGCGCACCCCTATGTCGGCGCGGTAACCCTGAACGGCAAGCCGCTGCAGCGCACGTATCTGCGCCACGGCGAGATCGTGGCCGGCGGCGAACTGCATTTCACCATGCAGGCCGAACCGAACCGGGACTGGGGCCGTGCGGCGACGGACCGGGCGGCCGCGATGAGCCATTACGGTGGGTGA
- a CDS encoding carbohydrate kinase family protein, whose product MPTRPILCFGEALIDLHADGLDERGFAARFTPFAGGAPANVAVAAARLGGHARFAGMLARDRFGDFLLDSLQQAGVGTADVARTDTANSALAFVTLDAHGERSFSFYRDNTADLLFRPADFRADTFRDVAVFHVCSNSMTDPTLAATTREGMQRAHGVGALVSFDLNLRPALWPADADPHPLLWPALHLADVVKLSAEEFAWLAPDGEQAALDRLWLGRTRLVVVTDGAKPLRWFHPDAEGELPGYTVAVVDSTAAGDAFMGGLLCCLAELDADAERIDRLVTELPRLHAMLRFAAACGALTVTRQGSFAAMPRGDEVLAFMEQQA is encoded by the coding sequence ATGCCCACACGACCCATCCTGTGCTTCGGCGAGGCACTGATCGACCTGCATGCCGACGGCCTCGACGAGCGTGGCTTCGCCGCGCGCTTCACGCCGTTCGCCGGCGGCGCGCCGGCGAACGTGGCGGTCGCCGCCGCACGGCTCGGCGGGCATGCCCGCTTCGCCGGCATGCTGGCGCGCGACCGCTTCGGCGACTTCCTGCTCGACAGCCTGCAGCAGGCCGGCGTCGGCACCGCCGACGTCGCGCGCACCGATACGGCGAACAGCGCGCTGGCCTTCGTCACCCTGGATGCGCATGGCGAACGCAGCTTCAGCTTCTACCGCGACAACACCGCCGACCTGCTGTTCCGGCCGGCCGACTTCCGCGCCGACACCTTCCGCGACGTCGCCGTGTTCCACGTCTGCTCGAACAGCATGACCGACCCGACACTCGCCGCAACCACCCGCGAAGGCATGCAGCGCGCGCATGGCGTCGGTGCGCTGGTCAGCTTCGACCTCAACCTGCGCCCGGCGCTGTGGCCGGCCGATGCCGATCCGCACCCGCTGCTGTGGCCGGCATTGCACCTGGCCGACGTGGTGAAGCTGAGCGCCGAGGAATTCGCCTGGCTGGCGCCGGACGGCGAACAGGCCGCGCTGGACCGACTGTGGCTGGGCCGTACCCGGCTGGTGGTGGTGACCGACGGCGCCAAGCCGCTGCGCTGGTTCCATCCCGACGCCGAAGGCGAGCTGCCCGGTTACACGGTCGCCGTGGTCGACTCCACCGCCGCCGGCGATGCCTTCATGGGCGGCCTGCTGTGCTGCCTGGCCGAACTCGACGCCGACGCCGAACGGATCGACCGGCTGGTCACCGAACTGCCGCGCCTGCACGCGATGCTGCGCTTCGCCGCCGCCTGCGGCGCCCTCACCGTCACCCGCCAGGGCTCGTTCGCCGCGATGCCGCGCGGCGACGAGGTGCTGGCCTTCATGGAACAACAGGCATGA
- the ssb gene encoding single-stranded DNA-binding protein, which produces MARGVNKVILVGNLGADPEMRHTGGGTAICSFNLATSESWTDKQSGEKQERTEWHRVKLFGRLAEIAGEYLKKGRQVYIEGSLRTDKYTDKQGVERYSTDIIASEMQMLGGGSEGGAGGGGGGGFQRERPQGGAQRQGGGQSRGGDYGNQPRQSPAPADSGFADDEIPF; this is translated from the coding sequence ATGGCACGTGGCGTCAACAAAGTCATCCTGGTCGGCAACCTGGGCGCGGACCCCGAAATGCGCCACACCGGCGGCGGCACCGCCATCTGCAGCTTCAACCTGGCCACCTCCGAATCGTGGACCGACAAGCAGAGCGGCGAGAAGCAGGAGCGCACCGAGTGGCACCGCGTGAAGCTGTTCGGCCGGCTGGCCGAGATCGCCGGCGAATACCTGAAGAAGGGCCGCCAGGTCTATATCGAAGGCTCGCTGCGCACCGACAAGTACACGGACAAGCAGGGCGTCGAGCGCTACTCGACCGACATCATCGCCAGCGAGATGCAGATGCTCGGCGGCGGCAGCGAAGGCGGCGCGGGCGGCGGTGGTGGCGGTGGCTTCCAGCGCGAACGTCCGCAGGGCGGCGCTCAGCGCCAGGGCGGCGGCCAGTCGCGCGGCGGCGACTACGGCAACCAGCCGCGCCAGTCCCCGGCCCCGGCCGACAGCGGCTTCGCGGACGACGAGATTCCGTTCTAG